The following proteins come from a genomic window of Natrinema saccharevitans:
- a CDS encoding YcaO-like family protein has translation MRITEHDRPLPAEYEWLLGRKTGIIKRINVWYSDRASPQLLSSGIIETDTSTLRNDDKSSIEAGGKGENVSAALQTAFGETVERYCMDIPDEDRICRGAYAEMKREHEVVDFEYLDIYSDPGSIPQIEPIDTDTSIPWTAGVNLLTGDTIYVPAELVWSFKGPLKNDERHFIGTSNGAAAGRNARDAILAGLYEVIERDGFMETWLNRLSPRKILPERVPGLDDRLEAFLPTNHFEYHLFEYDTLVDVPAYGAVLVNQRDEYPKFMIGSAAGPDRSETIEEALIEAAQGWIHINKLKADRSPDSVRFGDEIWNFEDNVLLYGNPDNFAKVEFLLDGDPGAPRHEPLGEATYSECLRRLEAAGCTPICVEITTPETAHVGIPAVQVIVPELIPLQVPSAIPDEHPRCEGSDIYEVPHPFP, from the coding sequence ATGCGTATTACGGAACACGATCGACCGCTTCCGGCCGAATACGAGTGGCTCCTCGGGCGAAAGACTGGAATCATTAAACGCATAAACGTCTGGTACTCCGACCGGGCCAGTCCGCAGTTGCTCTCGAGTGGGATCATCGAAACCGATACGAGTACACTCCGCAACGACGACAAATCCAGCATCGAAGCAGGGGGAAAGGGTGAGAACGTCAGCGCGGCCCTGCAGACCGCATTCGGTGAGACCGTCGAACGCTACTGCATGGACATACCCGACGAAGATCGCATTTGTCGTGGCGCGTACGCCGAGATGAAACGAGAACACGAGGTCGTTGATTTTGAGTACTTGGATATCTATTCGGATCCCGGATCGATTCCACAGATCGAACCGATCGATACGGATACGTCGATCCCTTGGACGGCAGGCGTAAACCTTCTCACTGGAGACACGATCTATGTTCCCGCGGAACTCGTCTGGAGTTTCAAGGGGCCGCTCAAGAACGACGAGAGACACTTTATCGGGACTTCGAACGGGGCAGCTGCCGGTCGTAACGCCCGTGACGCAATTCTGGCAGGGCTCTATGAGGTCATCGAGCGTGATGGGTTCATGGAGACCTGGCTCAACCGTTTGTCTCCTCGAAAGATCCTTCCGGAACGGGTGCCCGGGTTGGATGACCGATTGGAAGCGTTTTTGCCCACCAACCACTTCGAATATCATCTCTTCGAGTACGACACACTGGTCGATGTACCGGCCTACGGGGCCGTTCTCGTCAATCAGCGCGATGAGTATCCGAAGTTCATGATCGGTAGTGCTGCCGGCCCGGATCGGAGCGAAACGATCGAGGAGGCGCTCATCGAAGCGGCACAGGGTTGGATACATATTAACAAGCTCAAAGCAGATCGGAGTCCCGACTCGGTCCGGTTCGGCGATGAGATCTGGAATTTCGAGGACAACGTCTTGTTGTACGGCAACCCCGATAACTTCGCTAAAGTCGAATTCCTACTCGACGGCGACCCAGGTGCCCCTCGTCATGAACCGCTCGGTGAGGCAACCTACAGCGAGTGTCTCCGCCGGCTCGAGGCTGCTGGATGTACGCCGATCTGCGTCGAAATAACGACACCCGAAACCGCCCACGTCGGCATTCCTGCCGTTCAAGTCATCGTCCCCGAATTGATTCCGTTACAGGTACCGTCGGCTATCCCCGACGAACACCCGCGGTGTGAGGGGAGCGACATCTATGAGGTTCCGCATCCGTTTCCGTAA
- a CDS encoding methyltransferase domain-containing protein: MDVHFGEVDWENIDDSHDPEQYIEYLDSVSDTQWAKEAKEYSYRALRPNEGDRILDLGCGIGVDVDGLAEYVGETGTVVGADKSESMVEEARKRYGDRENTRFVTDDGIELSFSRDEFDRSRTSRVLQHVSRPKVAIQELKRVTRSGGLIWAVEPDWEMYLLDAPNSEIGSDIMEPQFVPVQHPSIGRKLYRLFSESGFDDIETNAHTVTIADAEKATLSFRLKPRLKAMIETGLISQDEAEQWLMEIKQASENEQFLAAGTAFTVVARVPHRTD; the protein is encoded by the coding sequence ATGGATGTCCACTTCGGAGAGGTCGACTGGGAGAATATAGACGACAGTCACGATCCGGAACAGTATATCGAGTACCTCGATTCGGTGTCTGATACGCAATGGGCTAAAGAAGCCAAAGAATACAGTTATCGAGCGCTCCGTCCGAACGAGGGGGATCGAATTCTCGACTTGGGATGTGGTATCGGGGTCGACGTAGACGGTCTCGCCGAATACGTCGGTGAGACGGGGACGGTCGTCGGAGCAGACAAGAGCGAATCGATGGTCGAAGAAGCAAGAAAGAGATACGGTGATCGAGAAAACACACGATTCGTCACCGACGATGGTATAGAACTATCGTTTTCACGCGACGAGTTCGACCGATCGAGAACGTCCCGCGTCCTACAGCACGTCTCCCGTCCTAAAGTTGCTATTCAGGAATTAAAACGTGTGACTCGATCCGGTGGGCTGATCTGGGCCGTCGAACCGGATTGGGAGATGTATCTCCTCGATGCACCGAATTCCGAGATCGGGTCCGATATCATGGAACCTCAGTTCGTTCCCGTCCAGCACCCCTCGATAGGGCGGAAATTATACCGATTGTTCAGCGAGTCCGGGTTCGATGATATCGAAACGAACGCTCACACCGTCACGATCGCCGACGCCGAGAAAGCGACCCTTTCGTTCCGGTTGAAACCGAGACTGAAGGCGATGATAGAGACCGGTTTAATCAGTCAGGATGAGGCGGAGCAGTGGCTCATGGAAATAAAACAGGCGTCGGAAAACGAGCAGTTTTTAGCGGCTGGAACTGCGTTCACTGTTGTCGCACGAGTTCCCCATCGCACCGATTGA